Genomic DNA from Cheilinus undulatus linkage group 10, ASM1832078v1, whole genome shotgun sequence:
TCATATCTATGTGTACTTGTGCttatatttttctctgctcCAGTGATGCCAACATCGCAGACGTGCTGTCTGACTCAGAGGAGTGTGATCTGGGCAGTCTGGAGCATTTGGAGCGGGGAAGCACTGACACACTGGCCAATGGCTGCCGTGCTGATAGTGAGGCAGCCAAAAGGTTGGCAAAGCGTCTGTATCACCTGGAGGGTTTCAAACGCTGTGATGTGGCCAGACACCTGGGCAAGAAGTGagcaaaaactcattttaaccaTAGCACATGCACCAGTGGATtaagaaacaacagaaacagaaggaagacatgtttgttttgctaCACATATTTAGTATTTGCATTGATGTATAACACATACGGCCCAATGTAAGTTTGCTGTATTAACACAATGTCAAACATAGCATATGTTTACATTATTCCtcataaaaaacacaatctaAAACCACAGATACATATTGATATATATATGgatgtatgtatatataaatatatattgtgtatgtatatagttttttctttttgggagAGGGTGAACAACAAGAAAGCAGCACcatcatgtgagcaaaagtattggaacatgtgactgacaggtgtgttttgttgcccaggtgtatcctattacattgattatttaaacaataaatagTGCTGAACGTCTATgttcagtttcagatttgggtgttgcctgtgcagactgcatttatagtttgaggtgtaaccaacatgaaaaccagagtcTATGAGTGAAAAACAAGAGATTATGAAGTTGAGAGAATATGGAAAATTaatcagagccattgcacaaacattggctAGAGCCAGTACAACTGtctgaaatgtcctgaagatgaaagaaaccactggtgtactcagtaacagacGTTGAATGGGTAGACCAAGGATAAAAGCAGTAGCTAATAACAGAAACATTgttagagctgtaaagaaagacctttaaacaactgttagtgacatcaacaatgACCTTCAGAGTGCAGGAGTGagggtatcaccatctactgttggTAGAAAACTTCGTTAATAAAAGTTCAGAGGCTACACTggaagatgcaaaccactcacCAACAAGAAGAataggaaggccaggctggaatttgccaaaattacAGAGACGAGCCTCAaaaattctgggacaaagttttatggactgatgagacaaagatgaacctttactgaagtgatggaaaggctaaagtttggagaacgaaaggatctgctcatgatcccaaacatacaagctcatctgtgaaacacagtggaggtaatgtcatggctggGGCtcgcatggcttcttctgggacaaGCTCATTagtcttcattgatgatgtaacacacatgactgcagcagcaaaatgaactcaaaagtctacagaaacattttgtctgcctgtttaaataaatatgcaaCCAAACAGATAGTGAGATCCTTCAGCATGCAGCAAGAATGACCCAAAACACTCTGCCCAAACAACAAAGGAGatcatgaggagaaaaagtggaaggttttagactgacCAAGTCAAGCTCTAGACTACAAACCTCCAAACCTAAACCCTTGagagcatgcattttacctgctaaaggagactgaagggagtaaccccccaaaacaaacaaagcctggaaaagcgtcacaaaagaagaatacaaaagtttggtgatgtcagtggatCACAGCAAGGCTTGATGCAGTTGTTGCAAGCAAATAATTttcaactaaatattaagtcttacTCACTTTAATCGTTTTAAAGTttatctgttccaatacttttgctcacctaaaaatttgGTGTCCCATTAAATTAATGCTGTCTTCTAAGTTGTTTATCAAattcagatgtaaatacctggaaataaaagctgaaatgttgatctcttgtctaatattcatatttttgtatAAGGGAATTGGCATATATATAACATCTGTGTATGTTTACAGTGTATTTATATGTATGAATATTTATATTAATCCCATCCTTACGTTTCCAGCGCCACGTTTATGTGAtctctttgtttctctgcaGTAACGAGTTCAGCCAATTGGTGGCATCTGAATATTTGAGCTTTTTTGATTTCTCTGGCCTCTCGCTGGATCGAGCCCTGAGGTAATTTACACTCAGTACTCTGAAGTGGTGGATGTGTGATGTAGCTATCAATACACATGGGTGTGTGTATTTTTCTCCTCACCTCTTCTCAAGGTGATAGCCTTAAGCTAATCAAGCCTTTTATGTTTGGTATAGTTAGGCAATGTGGTTGACTGCTGTGATGTAAATCACTACCTTGTACCTAACATCTTCCCAATCTTAAATGTCTATCTTAGCCTCTGTGTACAGCTAAGAGGCCTTATGTGTGCATTTCAGACTAAGCTACCTGTGTTATGTGAAAGCAATTTGTTACATTAAAGCCCTAGGTATATTTGGGAACTTTTGTAATCTTAAACTGTGGGGCATTTGAGGATCTGATGTAGAGGTGGTTTTCTCTCAACCAGCAGAGGACTGGGAGAGGTCAGAGGTTCACCTCAGCTCTaccagtcacatgttgatgtgtccttgggcaagacatttAACCCCAGTTCCCAGTTTGCACCTACTGCTACTGTGTCAGtggtgttttattgtgaatgaaTGGAAGTAATTAATACTGATGGATACATAACATAGCACCCTCCACGATCAGTGTAAATGGGTTagtgtgacctgcagtgaaGGGGCTTTGAATAATGAGTAGGCTAATTTGGGTTAAGAAGCACTATATAAGCTCAAGTCAATTTATCTGTCCATTTATTCTTGTTTACAGTAAGTTTTGTATACGTCTATTTACATAGATTAATACTTCTAAATCTATTTAGTGTTTAACAAATTGTATTTTCTATGGCTGTctggggctttttttttaatccagtgaCTTTTTTAGTCAATTAAGTTTCTCCAAGGCTTTGTAATCTCAAGTCTTGATCTGACTTTTCCCAGTCCAGATCCACAAATTTTTCAATTATATGTGAAAAATGCACAACATTGTGAAATCTGAGACTTATGACCCATCCATTTACATATAGGtgtatttgcatgaaaatgtttcaggtggttctttattttttcttcagatcATTCTGTTAATAGACTGTAAATAATGGACTTGAACTTGACTTGtaaagtgcttttctagttttctgaCTATGGGAAGTGCTTTTACACTGTTGGTCACAACTACCCATTCACAACAATccactccacattcatacactgatggcagaggttccTATGACTAATTGGCCATCAGAACTGGTTAATCCCATTCAAAAGCATACACACCACCAACAAAGTAGTGGGAGAAAGCAGGGGATAAGTGTCTTATTCAAGGACACATCTACCTGTAGGGATAGAACCCACCACCTTCCGGTTGTGAGTcgaccaactctacctactaCTCCACAATTTTGGCTAAAATGTCATATATTTTATGTGAAATGCATTACTTACAAGACCTTTTGGTGTCAAATGTGCAACAGAAACTTCTTAAAAGCCTTTCCACTTATGGGAGAGAcccaggagagagagagggtccTTGTACATTTCTCCAGACGCTTCTGCCACTGCAACCCTCAGACACCTACCTCTGAAGGTCAGTCATTaggttgatgatgatgatgaagatgatgatgacagTAATAgggaaaaatagtaaaatgggaaaaggttaaaattctTAACAGAATGTGCCATCATTATGATATCGGGAACAGCTGTTATACTTTTGCATAACTATACTGTTACTTCACATATTAATTAAACACTCATGTCTGTTGCACCTATACCCTAAATTGTAAGGTAGATGATATAGCATAAACCTTTCTATGTAACTCAGAGTGCAGTATATATGTTATGTTTTCACATAAGGCTTaagctgaaatgattttaaccGACAGATCTTTACAGTATAAATTTCTACTGATCTGTAAGTTCTGTCTACACAAAGACGCAGTGCCTGCACTGCAGTGTGTTCTTAAATGTGTCTATAAAAGTTGAAAGGCATTTAGCTAACCTTGGTTGTGGTTATTTTCCTGTTGCAGATGGTGCCCACACATTGACTTGTGCCCTCATGCTGCTCAACACTGATCTACATGGGCATGTATGTACTGCATTATTCTTTAAACAGTGTTCTGCAGGACTCACCTTTCTAAAATCTTCTGGCAAATTAGTGTATTAAGCCAGTCCTTCATTTGGAATCCACTATAATATAATAATCCACTTTCTATTCTCCATTTCTATTTTATTCACTCTCTCCTTCCTCATCTCTGTTTTTcattctctcctctctgtggcCTACTTCAACTTTTAACGTACTTATTTGATCTGTTCCTGTCTCTTTTCTCTTCTGCTCATAGTCCCATCTGTTCTTTGTAAACTGGAGCACTAGGGTGTGGGCAGCATAACCTCTGATACCATGGGTATTATAGACCATGTGCATTCCTGTGCTTTTCCTTGAACTTCCTTCTAGCTGGCCTGATGGAATTACACCTCTAACTAaccttttttttgctatttttctttttcaatcttGCCCCTGCTAACCAAATCTGGCCCCCTGATCTCTCTCTTCTCCTACAGGTGGTAAGTGCAATTATGGAACTAACACTAGACTTAATGGCATTTATTTCATTCTTGTCAGGTAGCAATAAAGTTTGCTCTTTGTTGTAAATAATGCCATATGATGCCCAAAGTAAACAAGGAACAGACATTTGTACAGGAACACAATAAGTTAACTTCTAATCTTTGATTTTCAAAGAAACATATAATGTTTTTAGAAAAAGAGAAGCACTTAGTTGCTATGTTTAAACCTATTCATCTTAAAACGCAATACTgctttttgcaaaaaaaaaaaagcgcaATATAGCAATTGCTTTTTTCCCATGTTCAGTGTTGCAAACCAGTTCAGAGACAGGTATGAATCTGCCTACAATAGAATCATGGTGAAGCTGGAAAACAACATAGTTTATTGCCCTAAACCATGCACAGAACAGGATTATTTTGACAGAGTTGTTGTAtaacttcatattttttctaattcAGCCTGTAATGATGCATCATATTTGGTCTGGTTAGCTGATACTACAGTAGATCAACTCTTTTTGAGGTGCTAAAGCACCCATCATCCATTCTAATAAACTAGCTATACTGTCTTGCATCAAGTGTGCTTATAAAATACTGCATTTAAATTGTTGCAGATTAAGCTAGTTGGAATTATCAGCTTCTTCAGAGTTTCTTTCAGAGGTCATTTCTGTAGACACTGAGCTGGAAGAGATGTGAAAACTTTACTCCAAATGTAATGCTTTATGTTTTAGCAAAGAAAAATGTCACCTTCATCTTGAACTGatggtttgtttgtttccatctgtctttttctctgcttgttCTCCTCACTTAGAATATTGGAAAGAAGATGTCTTGCCAGCAGTTTATCAGTAATCTAGATGGCCTCAACAATGGCAAAGACTTCCCTAAAGACTTATTAAAGGTGAAGATCTCTTAAGAGTCTCAGCACCAGTTCAACTGTTGGCTAGCCTTTATGTTTTTGCCTTAGCACTTCAGGTGAATTATATTATCATATTTCCTCACAGTAATAGAGGGCACACCAAATGTTAATTTATCTCTTGTTTTGCCTATAGGTCTTGTATAACTCAATCAAGAATGAAAAGCTAGAATGGGCCGTGTAAGTAcgtttttcttatcaaaaaataaataatgcatgtttttaGGTGCAAGTGCCTTTGATTTTATGCGCAGCTGAGCTTTATCTGAATGGATTTTTATGTGtacagtgaggaggaggagctgaggaaGAGTCTATCAGAGCTGGTAGAGGAGCAGTGTGAGGGTGGAAGTAAGCGTGTTGCCAGGGTAACAGACGGCAGTAACCCTTTCATTGCCATTCCCATTCTATTGAATGCTGTCACCTACAAACATGGGGTACTGACCCGCAAGAGCCATGCTGAAATGGATGGCAAACGCAGTGAGTTTACACTCAACACAACACATTTACACATAACCAACCaccaaaatgtttaaagttaCCAAATTCCTAAATATAAACTGTAGGGAATATGATTTAGAGTTTCTTCTTCACTCTTCCCTCTTCCAGCCCCAAGGGGCCGCCGTGGTTGGAAGAAGTTCTATGCAGTTTTAAAGGGGATGATCTTGTATCTTCAGAAGGTACCACCTCTGCTTTGTTACCATAGAAACACACATCCACTGTTGTAGTCATTGCGGTGGCAGATTCCTCTAGCTggtctgctgtgtgtgtgtgtgggtgtgggtgtgggggtgtgcatgtgtgtgtgtttggttaGAGAAAAAATGATGTTTGCCTCCCTCTGCTGTTGGAAAGTTTGTCCTCACCTCATACAAGGTTTTGTTATAAGCAACCTGATTGAATCAGTGATGCTTCTGTTTCTGCCTAAAACAACCTgatatttttgccatgttttactttattttgttttgatttatgtGAAAAGAGTATTAAGGACTGTTTGTTGGAATTTTATTGGGTTTGCAAATGAAGGTCCTAATACACTAGATATTcacatttgcattcacactttGTACTTTAATATTGTCCTTAAAAATGCTCATACTCATACAAATgcctatttattttacataCCCAGGATGAGTATAAGCCTGATGCTGACATTTCAGAGGTGGATCTTAAGAATGCAGTGCGGATCCACCATGCTTTAGCAACTCCAGCCACAGACTACAGCAAGAGAGCCAACGTTCTTAAGCTCAAAACTTCAGACTGGAGAGTTTTCCTGCTGCAGGCATCGTAAGTAACTTAAATCAAATTACAGAAGTTTCCATTTATCAGATATTGCATATTCCTTTTGTGAATGCTGAAATTGGGTAAAACTTAGATGAATCAGGTAAGtgacacagatttttttatttaaacatctaCATCTTTATTTCTTTCCAATTATGCTATGCAGTCTCCTCTGGTGCTTTTGTAGAATTTCACAGTCACAGCATCTACGCTAACGAATAAATCGGGGAGGGGGGtggaaaggcaaaaaataaaggtcaaaattgaataaataaagaaaccTTTTGGTACTTGAAATAGAGGATTATGAGCGGAAGCACAGTGTCAAAACAATTATTCATTCTACTCTTTCTGGCCCTTCTTCCAGTGGTGAGGAGGAAATGATGTCTTGGATCTTCAGGATAAACCTGGTGGCAGCACTGTTCTCTGCTCCAGCCTTTCCTGCTGCAATTGGCTCCATGAAGAAGTTCTGTCGCCCCATTTTACCATCCTCATCCACCCGATTTAATCAagtacacacccacacacacaataaCCTAAGTCAGGAGTATGCAGTactattttatgtttaattatGGAAACAAAAATACTGTCAGTGCTATATGATAAAGACACATATATTttgttgggggaaaaaaacaatatgcagaATCCTCCTTCAGTAAAATCTCTACACAGGGTGCATTTTCTATTTGTGTCTGCTGGTAACTGATTGGCTGTTTTGGGTATCTCTCGGTTGTCCTCCGTGCTATGATTGGTGCAGGAAGAGCAGCTGCTGAGTCATGAGAGCAAGCTGAAGCAGATGAGCCTGGAGTTGGAGGAGCACCGGAAAAACTCGCCCTCAGCTGACCCTAAAAGCCGCGAGTGGGAGGAGTTTCGGCTTAAAGAGCACTACCTCACATACGAGGTACAGGCTTTACTCAGTTTCAGTTAATTTGtctgatattttgttttgtcGTCTCTAATTTATTAAAGATTTGATGGGTATTTCTTATTAAAGGAGtgttaagaaaacaaaacataacacATAACTTATCACATAACTTTTGTATAAGATCcattctttatttaaaattccaataatttcaatgaaaaaatagaGATAAGGATAACTTATAGTTGCCCTGAAAACTAGTAACATTATTGACCATTCAAGGAATATTATGCACAGcctctgtaaatgtttaaaatatttttaagccAATATAAATAGCTGTGAGATTCCAAACAATATCAGATCAGGTAATAATTAAATTACTTCTCTTCCCCCCACCCTTCTGAGCAGAAGACTCGGTATGAAACATATATCAGCCTCCTGCAGGCAAAGATCCGTGCAGAATCAGATGACCTTGAGAAGATAGAGGCCAGCGTGATGGGTTGCCTCATCGTGAAGGGTGGCCTGGCAGGCTGTGAGTGCCAACTCCGCAAGACACAGTCCTCTCCATCCATCAGTCAGGCTCATGGTGGGCTGAATGGGAAGTCAGCTGCCCCAGGACAGAGGAGCTGAAAAAAGGAAGGACTAGAGatcataaacaaaaaacaacatctcTTAAAACCAAAATACCTAATCATTCAACTTCTGTTTTCAATTGCTTTCTATTTTCTCCATACCTTCTGTTTGAGGAACAGAATGTGCAGCAATAAGGGAAATTTTCATCACTGTCCTTCCTGGATTTTTTTAACCCTGGTTAGGATATGCTGCTGTCTTTAAGCAATAGAAAAAGATGAAGACTGGTTGTTTAATACCCAAGTGACCCTGCCAAACctcatttctttcattttttagtATTGAACATTGAAATAATCATAGCTGTGAccatatttatgaaaatattgtcagtattattttgaaatagaGCAATGCAgtacatttatttgaaatatgTAACCCGTTATGAGCTGCATAATTGAAATGTTACTATTTTAAGGCCAGATGGAGTAAAAAGTGAGACAGGTGCTTTGCCTTTGAGCTCTCCGTCCTGTTCTCATCCTGCAATCCATGAGTCAGACAGTCTCAGATAAAGACGGTTCTACTGTAGCATTCTGGCCTATATTTCTCTCTTGATTGTGCACTTAGCCAATTACAGGTGTGTGTATAAGGACCTACAGAATGGGTGGAGTGTGATGCATAAGGTTATGACATATCTGTTACAGTTATACAACTGATAAAAACTCAGAAGGACCAAGTTTCCTGCCAGGTAtagcatatttatttatttatttatttatttatgtttgttggtttgtttgtttgtttgtttgtttgttcgagCCTCACACCCCAAGGCATACATGGAGCATGCTTGCTCTTTTAACATCTCTTCCTGAAATTTTATTCAGATTCATACATATGTTATTGCAAAAGAGCTGCTAAGTGCATCAACCGTTGGTTTTAAACCATTCAGCATGATGTTTCATCTGAGGAACGAGAAGTTGAGTGGCCTCATTTGAAGGCACCTCAGCAGCACTTGAGGGAAGATTTGAGTGTTAATCACTTAACAGAGGGATCACAACTctgttcatgtgtttttaagcTGTCTGTACTCCTAATACTCATATGTATACAATTACTATTGTACTACtcaaaactgaactgaaaagaATAATGGTATGTGGCAAACTGAATTAATTTATCCATGTTTTATCAAACAAATGTCCATGTCATGACACAAGGCATCAAGTTGGTTGAGGGTTGCATCATATAGATTGGCTTGAGATGcctaaagaataaaaataagagtctaaagaggaaaagagggaaCTGGACATACTCTGAGTGGGTCAGATATTTGTTTGCACTTACATAGGTCTGAATGGCATGTTCTTTTACTGTTGTTCCTGATGGGATTTTGAAGCTGTAGGCAGCATAAAGGAATTAcagtaaagtcagaatttttcaGTTTAACAAACAATACTATTGTCTTCTGTTGAATAACACTGCCGTCACAATCAGGCCTGGATCCCTCAAAATGCATTTTGAACACTTAAGCAGCCATTATCCTTCTAacaaaatatttgcattttatctCGTACACAGATCCGATATACCTTGATCTGATTTAGAAGATACTAGAAGTAGTAAACCTAGATTGTTTTGCCTCATATTAGTTATTTACTAGTGTTGGTAAATAGAGGTGAAGAGACATTTGCGAAGCTGGTCCTAATTTCTCTAAATCTTACAGTGGCTAATGGGATTTTATCAATAGGACAGTTTCAGGTTTACATGTTGAACAATTTATTTTCACTGAAGAAGGACTTGTGTAATATGAGGACAAGGGAATGTGGTGGAAGGGGTGATGGTACTGTCATTAGTGAGCACCTTAAACTGTTCTAACTCAACTACAAATACACACACGCACCAACACCTCCTATCTTTCTATGTAATTTGCTAAAGACACAACTGTAGACCAGTTAGTTTTCTGCCCCTTCAGCCTTGGTGTGGTTCAGAAGCATGTCTACATAAATGGAGCAGTGGATACGTACGTTTTAAACTGTAACATCACCAGTTTTTGGCACAGCAATTCTACTGCTTCTTTTAATGTATATATCCTCTCTGATTGGACCTGGGATCTTTTTTGGACTTAGCTGGAAACCTTGGTCACAGCTGGAATCCTGGAACTGAATTCTTGTCCTGACCAAATTGCAGAGGGGGAGTTGAGTTTTATAAAGCTGTTCTgt
This window encodes:
- the psd2 gene encoding PH and SEC7 domain-containing protein 2 isoform X1, which gives rise to MNQEGQALPSPTSPANPADVDQAISIDLVETHNQTEQDKEGAGVVNEVEEQKQQEEGTREGEKETQGKTNGEGEGRKDINEKGGKCEFEKERMNVSSDEDTHADGALDGEREGMREEGCVHLKVYTPEDTGHEKKMKEEERMKEEATHPQRAGRLANGIGGNDNDDDVGDEDEGEDESRIHLDTFSSNFETTVEKAETEVEEEEEDIQKEREATENQDSFSYVFEQIVEQVDVQEDDEEEEEQGLEEEGEKGRVDNKDGFSSTFERIVESALLRGGTCYSSLDSLDVLSLTDETDSCVSFEAPLTPLIQQRALLQGPEPLELELATVQEQDGAEVGPESSGSELTVGESIAGGAGAGVGGSPLRTTIPGSRSEFVLSQPGRWAIPNGYHTDSQVPTDGCGALMNSYSDANIADVLSDSEECDLGSLEHLERGSTDTLANGCRADSEAAKRLAKRLYHLEGFKRCDVARHLGKNNEFSQLVASEYLSFFDFSGLSLDRALRNFLKAFPLMGETQERERVLVHFSRRFCHCNPQTPTSEDGAHTLTCALMLLNTDLHGHNIGKKMSCQQFISNLDGLNNGKDFPKDLLKVLYNSIKNEKLEWAVEEEELRKSLSELVEEQCEGGSKRVARVTDGSNPFIAIPILLNAVTYKHGVLTRKSHAEMDGKRTPRGRRGWKKFYAVLKGMILYLQKDEYKPDADISEVDLKNAVRIHHALATPATDYSKRANVLKLKTSDWRVFLLQASGEEEMMSWIFRINLVAALFSAPAFPAAIGSMKKFCRPILPSSSTRFNQEEQLLSHESKLKQMSLELEEHRKNSPSADPKSREWEEFRLKEHYLTYEKTRYETYISLLQAKIRAESDDLEKIEASVMGCLIVKGGLAGCECQLRKTQSSPSISQAHGGLNGKSAAPGQRS